In one window of Lewinella sp. 4G2 DNA:
- a CDS encoding ABC transporter ATP-binding protein, with translation MSLNPPTFSQRDIALNINKVTKTYPTPTGDYVVLDQLDLQVRRGEFVSIIGHSGCGKTTLLTMIAGLNEITGGEISVNEFPITGPGPDRGVIFQAPSLLPWMTTLENVLLGVRQVFPQATKKQLLDICKYYLNKVGLGNALNKKATELSQGMQQRVGIARAFALKPKILLLDEPFGMLDSLTRAELQDVLLDVWDKEKITAVQITHDVDEAIFLADRIIMMTSGPRAQIGDILPINFERPRVRKEILNHPDYYGYRKHLIDFLEH, from the coding sequence ATATCAATAAGGTCACCAAGACTTACCCGACGCCTACGGGAGATTACGTAGTGTTGGACCAGCTCGACCTCCAGGTTCGCCGGGGGGAATTTGTTTCCATCATCGGCCACTCTGGCTGCGGGAAGACAACGCTGCTGACGATGATCGCGGGGCTTAACGAAATAACCGGAGGGGAGATCTCCGTCAATGAATTTCCCATCACGGGGCCGGGGCCGGACCGGGGGGTGATCTTTCAGGCCCCCAGTCTGCTACCCTGGATGACGACGTTGGAGAACGTGTTGCTTGGCGTTCGCCAGGTCTTTCCTCAGGCGACCAAGAAGCAGTTGCTGGATATCTGCAAGTATTACCTGAATAAAGTGGGCCTTGGTAATGCCCTCAACAAAAAAGCTACCGAACTATCGCAGGGGATGCAGCAGCGGGTGGGCATAGCGCGCGCCTTCGCCCTTAAACCAAAGATCTTGTTACTGGACGAACCCTTCGGAATGCTGGATTCTTTGACGCGCGCGGAACTGCAGGACGTCCTACTCGACGTATGGGACAAGGAAAAAATTACCGCCGTGCAAATCACGCACGACGTGGACGAAGCCATCTTCCTGGCCGACCGCATCATCATGATGACCTCCGGACCCCGCGCGCAAATTGGCGATATACTGCCCATCAACTTTGAGCGGCCCCGTGTCCGCAAGGAAATTCTTAATCACCCAGATTATTATGGCTACCGTAAACACCTGATCGATTTTTTGGAACACTAA
- a CDS encoding response regulator transcription factor: protein MPIKIVLVDDHALVRDGIKSLLEDAENLEVIGEAGDGAAGVLEVTRKQPDLVILDIRMPKMNGIEAVRELKRLGSPVRCLMLSMHDSEEYVLQSIDAGAHGYLMKDANRDEFLKAIHTIMAGDRYFSGDLTDILVRQIMRRPVATVTPTPSNAAEERVKISKRQQQILQEVVKGASNQEIADQLGLSRRTVETHRYKLMDKLAVGNKRELIDRARTLGLV, encoded by the coding sequence ATGCCAATTAAGATTGTATTAGTCGATGACCACGCGCTTGTTCGTGACGGCATCAAAAGTTTGTTAGAAGACGCAGAAAACCTGGAGGTAATCGGAGAGGCGGGCGACGGAGCAGCCGGCGTGCTCGAAGTGACGCGCAAACAACCGGACTTGGTTATTTTAGATATCCGCATGCCTAAAATGAACGGCATCGAAGCCGTAAGGGAACTTAAGCGCTTAGGCTCCCCCGTCAGGTGCCTAATGCTATCCATGCACGATAGTGAAGAATACGTGCTACAGTCAATCGACGCTGGGGCCCACGGTTACCTGATGAAGGATGCTAACCGCGACGAATTTCTCAAAGCTATTCACACCATCATGGCCGGGGATCGCTATTTCTCGGGGGACCTGACGGATATCCTCGTCCGCCAAATCATGCGGCGGCCGGTAGCTACGGTAACCCCTACCCCATCAAATGCTGCCGAAGAGCGCGTCAAAATATCCAAACGTCAGCAACAAATTCTACAGGAAGTAGTAAAGGGCGCTTCGAACCAGGAGATTGCGGACCAGCTTGGCCTGAGCCGCAGGACGGTCGAAACCCACCGCTACAAGTTGATGGATAAATTAGCCGTCGGGAATAAGCGCGAACTCATTGATCGGGCGCGCACGCTTGGCCTGGTGTAA
- a CDS encoding sensor histidine kinase has protein sequence MNGTTPGKNYDDAFQRLRRAYLIALGLIALAVIAEQWSVGTFLNDQRDDAEIINVAGRQRMLSQRITKTLLLDQSGGDLLRVEFMDRHSWLKQQPVGPEVLAKLTSLDTVVTSFLAAGPLVADSLAEIFLTRMDGIVGDISTNAAAKVVRLQRAKRWLGAITLGILFLELLFIFRPISRFVRNRITELKGERLAQETAKVAAEKAVSAREESLRELHALNEALDEAVLFATLRRDGSPLFISTLLSKMIGWWEDGGRRPLSAALHSDTDLTRQYAEAFDKARAGSQNGEWAILDATGNIRWLAVTIIPARKVGSDTELFFLATDVTRQKLDEAELTRINQERLEEEVQRGHNRSRQIAAAQEKERLRIARDLHDGIGQKLTGLKYSLESLRLGPEDNNARKVERLRDLAKEIILSVRVATFNLSPPELADYGLAAGLEKLCRELSRLTGQRIVFENQGFDVRFDAAQEVNLYRVVQEAINNAIKYAEAELIFVTISPGEQLFSVTIVDDGRGFDQDTIEDRPADSSGLGMRNMTGRVEDLNGRLFVRSSSETGTKVTINLPMPDVA, from the coding sequence ATGAACGGTACGACTCCGGGAAAAAATTACGACGATGCGTTTCAACGTCTGCGCCGGGCTTACCTCATTGCTCTCGGTCTAATCGCCCTGGCCGTAATTGCCGAACAGTGGTCAGTGGGCACTTTTTTGAACGACCAGCGGGATGATGCTGAGATCATTAACGTAGCCGGCCGGCAGCGAATGCTCAGCCAGCGCATCACGAAAACACTGCTCCTCGATCAGAGTGGGGGCGATTTGCTACGAGTCGAGTTCATGGATCGCCATAGCTGGCTGAAGCAGCAACCCGTGGGGCCGGAAGTCCTGGCCAAACTAACATCGCTGGATACGGTCGTCACTTCCTTTCTGGCGGCGGGGCCTTTAGTGGCTGACAGTCTTGCGGAGATATTCTTAACCCGCATGGATGGCATCGTAGGTGATATTTCCACCAACGCCGCTGCAAAAGTGGTTCGCCTCCAACGGGCCAAAAGGTGGCTGGGGGCCATCACCCTCGGTATCCTCTTCCTGGAGCTACTTTTCATCTTTCGCCCCATCTCCCGATTCGTCCGTAACCGGATCACGGAACTGAAAGGTGAGCGATTGGCTCAGGAAACGGCAAAGGTTGCCGCTGAGAAAGCTGTCTCCGCCAGAGAAGAAAGCCTACGGGAACTTCACGCGCTGAACGAGGCTTTGGACGAAGCGGTGCTTTTTGCTACCCTGAGGCGGGACGGTTCCCCACTCTTCATCAGTACCCTTTTATCCAAAATGATCGGTTGGTGGGAGGATGGAGGCAGACGCCCACTTTCCGCGGCCCTACATAGCGATACCGATTTAACCCGTCAGTACGCTGAGGCCTTTGATAAAGCGCGAGCGGGGAGCCAAAACGGTGAATGGGCCATCCTGGATGCAACTGGAAATATTCGGTGGTTAGCAGTGACGATCATCCCAGCCCGTAAGGTGGGAAGCGATACCGAATTATTCTTTCTGGCAACCGACGTTACTCGCCAAAAGCTCGATGAAGCTGAACTGACCCGCATCAATCAGGAACGCCTGGAGGAAGAGGTGCAACGGGGGCACAACCGGTCACGTCAGATCGCTGCCGCCCAGGAAAAAGAAAGGCTGCGAATCGCCCGCGACCTCCACGACGGAATCGGCCAAAAGCTGACTGGCCTGAAATATAGCCTGGAATCATTACGCCTCGGCCCCGAGGACAACAACGCCCGGAAGGTGGAGCGACTGCGGGACCTGGCTAAAGAGATCATTCTTTCCGTTCGGGTAGCCACCTTCAACCTATCCCCTCCTGAGCTTGCGGACTACGGCTTGGCCGCGGGGCTCGAAAAACTCTGCCGCGAGCTGAGCCGACTCACCGGCCAACGAATCGTCTTTGAAAATCAAGGGTTTGACGTTCGTTTTGACGCGGCACAAGAGGTGAACCTTTACCGGGTGGTACAGGAGGCCATCAACAATGCCATCAAGTATGCAGAGGCGGAATTGATCTTTGTTACCATTTCACCCGGCGAACAGTTATTCAGTGTAACCATCGTCGACGACGGTCGCGGCTTTGATCAGGATACCATCGAAGACCGCCCGGCGGACAGTAGCGGGCTCGGCATGAGAAACATGACCGGAAGAGTCGAAGATCTAAATGGCCGGCTTTTCGTCCGCAGCAGTTCTGAAACGGGTACTAAGGTGACGATCAACCTGCCCATGCCGGATGTTGCGTAA
- a CDS encoding DUF4202 domain-containing protein: MDQYQEIAALAAFDALNAQDSRVTETVDGPLPYELAYGIRMSERLAIYAPDAPVALRLAARAQHLERWKFPRATYPVGRTGYFQWRNDMKAYHAQRASEILAVLNVAPEIIDRVAHLIRKKQLLSDPETQLLEDVICHVFLEFYLEEFAIDHAEAQVLDILYKTWDKMSEAGKRAAMDLPTSLKVRSWIDRILEVKKLNG; this comes from the coding sequence ATGGATCAATACCAAGAAATCGCCGCCCTGGCTGCTTTTGACGCCCTGAACGCTCAGGATTCCCGGGTAACCGAAACGGTTGATGGGCCCCTCCCCTACGAACTCGCCTACGGAATCCGGATGAGTGAGCGCTTAGCTATTTATGCTCCCGATGCTCCCGTAGCGCTGCGTCTGGCCGCCCGGGCGCAGCATTTGGAACGATGGAAATTCCCCCGAGCCACCTACCCCGTCGGACGCACCGGATATTTTCAGTGGCGAAATGACATGAAGGCATACCACGCCCAACGAGCCAGCGAGATTCTGGCCGTGCTTAACGTTGCACCAGAGATCATTGATCGAGTCGCTCATCTGATCCGGAAGAAACAGTTGTTAAGTGACCCGGAAACGCAGTTGCTTGAAGACGTCATCTGCCACGTATTTCTGGAGTTTTACCTAGAGGAGTTTGCCATCGATCACGCCGAAGCACAAGTATTAGATATCTTGTATAAGACCTGGGACAAAATGTCCGAGGCAGGCAAACGGGCTGCAATGGACTTACCTACTTCCCTCAAGGTGCGCAGCTGGATTGACCGAATCCTGGAGGTCAAGAAATTAAATGGATGA